A single window of Betta splendens chromosome 11, fBetSpl5.4, whole genome shotgun sequence DNA harbors:
- the cbx3a gene encoding chromobox protein homolog 3a isoform X1, translating into MGKKQNTKGKKDAQETQDEPEEFVVEKVLDQRVVNGKVEFFLKWKGFTDADNTWEPEENLDCPELISAFLESQKNVKEKPAPVKRKASTDEPETDAGDAKKKEVQTEKPRGFARNLDPERIIGATDSSGELMFLMKWKDSDEADLVPAREANTRCPQVVISFYEERLTWHSCPEDEAQ; encoded by the exons ATGGGCAAGAAGCAGAACACCAAGGGCAAGAAGGATGCGCAGGAGACCCAGGATGAACCTGAAGAATTCGTCGTGGAAAAAGTACTGGACCAACGTGTCGTCAATGGAAAAGTGGAATTCTTCTTGAAGTGGAAAGGATTTACAGA TGCTGACAATACCTGGGAGCCCGAAGAGAACCTGGATTGCCCAGAGCTGATCTCTGCCTTTTTGGAATCGCAGAAGAACGTTAAGGAGAAGCCAGCTCCTGTAAAGAGGAAGGCGTCGACGGATGAGCCAGAGACGGATGCAGGGGATGCCAAGAAGAAAGAGGTG CAGACAGAGAAGCCACGTGGGTTTGCAAGGAACCTTGACCCAGAACGAATCATTGGTGCCACAGACAGTAGTGGGGAGTTGATGTTCCTGATGAAATG GAAAGACTCTGATGAAGCCGATCTGGTCCCTGCTCGCGAGGCCAACACTCGCTGCCCTCAGGTGGTTATTTCCTTCTATGAGGAGAGACTGACATGGCATTCCTGTCCAGAAGATGAAGCTCAGTAG
- the cbx3a gene encoding chromobox protein homolog 3a isoform X2, translating to MGKKQNTKGKKDAQETQDEPEEFVVEKVLDQRVVNGKVEFFLKWKGFTDADNTWEPEENLDCPELISAFLESQKNVKEKPAPVKRKASTDEPETDAGDAKKKEVTEKPRGFARNLDPERIIGATDSSGELMFLMKWKDSDEADLVPAREANTRCPQVVISFYEERLTWHSCPEDEAQ from the exons ATGGGCAAGAAGCAGAACACCAAGGGCAAGAAGGATGCGCAGGAGACCCAGGATGAACCTGAAGAATTCGTCGTGGAAAAAGTACTGGACCAACGTGTCGTCAATGGAAAAGTGGAATTCTTCTTGAAGTGGAAAGGATTTACAGA TGCTGACAATACCTGGGAGCCCGAAGAGAACCTGGATTGCCCAGAGCTGATCTCTGCCTTTTTGGAATCGCAGAAGAACGTTAAGGAGAAGCCAGCTCCTGTAAAGAGGAAGGCGTCGACGGATGAGCCAGAGACGGATGCAGGGGATGCCAAGAAGAAAGAGGTG ACAGAGAAGCCACGTGGGTTTGCAAGGAACCTTGACCCAGAACGAATCATTGGTGCCACAGACAGTAGTGGGGAGTTGATGTTCCTGATGAAATG GAAAGACTCTGATGAAGCCGATCTGGTCCCTGCTCGCGAGGCCAACACTCGCTGCCCTCAGGTGGTTATTTCCTTCTATGAGGAGAGACTGACATGGCATTCCTGTCCAGAAGATGAAGCTCAGTAG
- the nfe2l3 gene encoding nuclear factor erythroid 2-related factor 3: MQIAKKYFTEGLIQLTILLSLIGVRVDIDSYLSSYYTPLIDINLGPSSAYIQTPFHILRDTLDGYGVHPKCPELDYFFASRRLLDEVRNLGSPRFPTQLSAWLVHQVSAIDKAECGPSTSNNTDTELESSGDEVRDDRQHLPDRVQELCQTSPELGQGPCTSGACGFLKQDNDVKVKEEEEPAALTQLAHSSTLEQENLLESINAFSDPARPDVDQHWNNLFSLSVTDLEDLDSLVADADIGAISQDVSLRDAMEASAGAFGVTSERTESRLRTQQQRTFFRLESTDSSHSDASPGMALGLAALPFASVCNVTVNVSSRSALGGCLDEAVFDEINQLGLETLDTMNLQLMSGLQNVDPQVVEDLDSDSGLSLESSCGGPVSPGSSDMSSSSSSSSYCDDECGATGYSSEVDSIPSKCIIDNTTTWSPVDLSESVWHDHSYSSPAFYGPPSLTLPHKGIHEESFRDDSGTRLDDRELSRDELRARAMCIPYSVLQIVNMPVEEFLEVLDSHSFSPEQVALLRDIRRRGKNKLAAQNCRKRKLDAITGLQEEVEQLQAQRDRLLREKQLTAKTMCAVGQQIEQLTRDVLARLRDNSGQSLNPDRFTLQCTANGRVVVQPVRRPAVSTSAGNKTDKRKKEKKQ, from the exons ATGCAAATCGCGAAAAAATACTTCACAGAAGGCCTGATTCAGTTAACGATCTTACTCAGTTTGATTGGAGTTCGTGTGGATATCGACAGCTACTTGAGCAGCTATTATACACCTCTGATAGATATTAACCTAGGTCCGAGCTCAGCGTACATCCAGACTCCTTTTCATATTTTAAGAGACACTCTTGACGGATACGGTGTGCACCCAAAATGTCCCGAGTTGGACTATTTCTTTGCAAGTCGCCGGCTACTAGACGAGGTGAGGAACCTAGGCTCCCCACGGTTCCCCACACAGTTGAGCGCATGGCTGGTGCATCAAGTGTCTGCCATTGATAAGGCCGAATGTGGACCTTCAACCAGcaacaacactgacactgagctCGAAAGCTCCGGGGACGAGGTCAGGGATGATCGTCAACACCTGCCTGACAGAGTCCAAGAGCTGTGCCAAACATCTCCTGAACTCGGGCAAGGGCCCTGCACCTCAGGAGCCTGCGGGTTTCTCAAACAG GATAATGATGTTAaagtaaaggaggaggaggaacctgctGCTCTTACCCAGCTGGCTCACAGCTCCACCCTTGAACAAGAG AACCTATTAGAGAGCATCAATGCATTTTCTGATCCAGCACGTCCTGATGTTGATCAGCACTGGAATAACttattctctctgtctgtcactgaCCTTGAA GACTTGGATTCTCTTGTTGCGGACGCAGACATCGGTGCCATCAGCCAGGATGTCAGTTTACGTGATGCAATGGAAGCAAGCGCTGGTGCCTTTGGTGTCACATCGGAAAGAACTGAGTCCAGGCTACGCACCCAACAACAAAGAACCTTCTTTCGTCTAGAATCCACAGATTCCTCACATTCGGACGCCTCACCAGGGATGGCTTTGGGACTGGCCGCTCTCCCTTTTGCCTCAGTGTGTAATGTGACTGTAAATGTGTCATCACGGAGCGCACTGGGAGGCTGCCTGGATGAGGCAGTGTTTGACGAGATCAATCAGCTGGGTTTGGAAACCCTGGACACCATGAACCTGCAGCTAATGAGCGGTTTGCAGAATGTGGACCCACAGGTCGTTGAAGACTTGGATTCTGATTCCGGTCTCTCCCTGGAGAGTAGCTGTGGAGGTCCAGTTTCACCAG GCTCATCTGACATgtcctcatcatcgtcatccAGCTCTTACTGTGATGATGAGTGTGGCGCTACAGGCTATAGCAGTGAGGTGGATTCAATCCCCTCTAAATGCATCATTGACAACACCACAACTTGGTCACCTGTTGATCTGAGTGAGAGTGTGTGGCATGACCACAGCTACTCATCTCCTGCTTTCTACGGTCCCCCATCACTTACTCTTCCCCACAAAGGCATCCACGAAGAGTCTTTCAGGGATGACAGTGGGACAAGGTTGGACGACAGAGAGCTGAGTCGTGATGAGCTCCGTGCCCGTGCCATGTGCATCCCATACTCTGTCCTGCAGATCGTCAACATGCCTGTGGAGGAGTTCCTTGAAGTTCTTGACAGTCACAGTTTCTCTCCTGAACAGGTTGCGCTGCTGAGGGATATCCGCAGGCGCGGGAAGAACAAATTGGCGGCACAAAACTGCCGCAAGCGCAAACTAGATGCCATCAcggggctgcaggaggaggtggaacagctgcaggctcagaggGACAGGTTACTCAGGGAGAAACAGCTTACAGCCAAGACAATGTGTGCTGTGGGCCAGCAGATCGAACAGCTGACCAGAGATGTCCTGGCCAGGCTGAGGGATAACTCTGGACAGTCCCTAAACCCAGACAGATTTACCCTGCAATGCACGGCTAATGGAAGGGTTGTAGTTCAGCCTGTAAGGCGGCCGGCTGTCTCCACATCagctggaaacaaaacagacaaaaggaagaaagagaaaaagcaaTGA